One window of Mesorhizobium loti R88b genomic DNA carries:
- a CDS encoding ABC transporter permease — protein MNWLKPSWQAALTIVLCLTAIALGAMSKPEAAALADPTAAINYPYLGTKGLMLGLAVLAALISMVRIAPLAEAVVLFIGAHLVAWLLISGIAGFEGTALAPYFLLLAAAWLLDWRCVAVLSSLRPLGSSERTALRLLIPAIFGAWILIIWEAVTRGAGIPFILLPPPSAIGVRIANSLPVLGADVRQTIFKAVLFGYVVGSGAGFITAILADRVPFLRRGLLPIGNMVSALPIIGVAPIMVMWFGFDWQSKAAVVIIMTFFPMLVNTVAGLAASGHMERDLMRTYASGYWPTLIKLRLPAAAPFIFNALKINSTLALIGAIVAEFFGTPVVGMGFRISTEVGRMNIDMVWAEIAVAALAGSVFYGVVALVERAVTFWHPSVRGG, from the coding sequence ATGAACTGGCTGAAGCCCTCCTGGCAAGCGGCGCTGACCATTGTGCTATGCCTGACTGCAATCGCGCTCGGCGCAATGTCGAAACCGGAAGCGGCGGCACTTGCCGACCCGACGGCTGCTATCAATTACCCCTATCTCGGAACGAAGGGTTTAATGCTCGGCTTGGCCGTGCTGGCGGCACTGATCTCGATGGTCAGGATTGCGCCGCTTGCGGAGGCCGTGGTGCTATTCATCGGCGCCCATCTCGTCGCCTGGCTGCTGATCTCGGGCATTGCCGGTTTCGAAGGCACGGCATTGGCGCCATATTTCCTGCTGCTGGCGGCAGCGTGGTTGCTCGATTGGCGTTGCGTAGCGGTGCTTTCATCACTGCGGCCTCTTGGCAGCTCTGAGCGGACGGCGTTGCGCCTGCTCATTCCGGCCATCTTCGGCGCCTGGATCCTGATCATCTGGGAAGCCGTCACCCGCGGTGCCGGCATTCCCTTCATCCTGCTGCCGCCGCCGAGTGCGATTGGGGTGCGGATCGCCAACTCCCTGCCGGTGCTCGGCGCCGATGTGCGGCAGACGATCTTCAAGGCGGTGCTGTTCGGCTATGTCGTGGGCAGCGGCGCCGGCTTCATCACCGCGATCCTCGCCGACCGCGTGCCGTTCCTGCGGCGCGGGCTCTTGCCGATCGGCAACATGGTCTCGGCGCTGCCGATCATCGGCGTCGCACCCATCATGGTGATGTGGTTCGGCTTCGACTGGCAGTCCAAGGCGGCAGTCGTCATCATCATGACCTTCTTCCCGATGCTGGTGAACACAGTCGCCGGGCTTGCCGCGTCAGGTCATATGGAGCGCGACCTGATGCGCACCTATGCGTCTGGCTATTGGCCAACGCTCATCAAGCTCAGGCTGCCGGCCGCCGCGCCCTTCATCTTCAACGCGCTGAAGATCAATTCGACGCTGGCGCTGATCGGCGCCATCGTCGCCGAGTTCTTCGGCACGCCCGTGGTCGGCATGGGCTTCCGCATCTCCACCGAGGTCGGGCGGATGAACATCGACATGGTCTGGGCCGAAATCGCAGTTGCAGCTCTTGCGGGTTCGGTCTTTTATGGCGTGGTCGCTCTTGTCGAAAGAGCCGTCACGTTTTGGCATCCCTCTGTCCGTGGTGGATAG